From the bacterium genome, one window contains:
- a CDS encoding TIGR04282 family arsenosugar biosynthesis glycosyltransferase → MTSTCALAIMTKAPTAGSVKTRLSPPLTLDEAAGLYACFLKDTAESIAAFGAAGRGAGVAVYTPESAEALFGRLLPPDFGLIPQRGEGLGERLLNAAAEILTAGYRSVCLIDSDSPTLPPAALEAAMAALAQPGERVVLGPADDGGYYLIGMTAARPRLFADVAWSTDQVLTQTIARARETGLEVVLLPRWYDVDDGASLRRLCEELVPDHRAGTRPPGYHAPHTRDYLRRLLASEHERILLRVS, encoded by the coding sequence ATGACCTCCACGTGCGCACTCGCCATCATGACGAAGGCGCCGACGGCCGGCAGCGTCAAGACGCGGCTCTCGCCTCCGCTCACCCTAGACGAGGCGGCCGGGCTCTATGCGTGTTTTCTCAAGGACACGGCGGAGAGCATCGCGGCGTTCGGCGCCGCGGGCCGCGGCGCCGGCGTCGCCGTCTACACGCCGGAGAGCGCCGAGGCGCTCTTCGGCCGGCTGCTGCCGCCGGACTTCGGGCTGATCCCGCAGCGCGGCGAGGGCCTCGGCGAGCGCCTGCTCAATGCCGCCGCCGAAATTCTGACGGCAGGCTACCGCTCCGTGTGTCTCATCGATTCGGACAGCCCCACGCTGCCGCCGGCGGCGCTCGAGGCGGCGATGGCCGCGCTCGCGCAGCCCGGCGAGCGGGTCGTGCTCGGGCCGGCGGACGACGGAGGTTACTACCTGATCGGCATGACCGCGGCCCGCCCGCGGCTGTTCGCGGACGTCGCCTGGAGCACGGACCAAGTCCTGACTCAAACGATCGCGCGGGCGCGGGAGACCGGACTGGAAGTCGTGCTCCTGCCGCGCTGGTACGACGTGGATGACGGCGCGAGCCTGCGCCGGTTGTGCGAGGAACTGGTCCCCGACCACCGGGCCGGCACTCGCCCGCCGGGGTATCACGCGCCCCACACGCGCGACTACCTCCGGCGGCTTCTCGCATCCGAGCACGAGCGCATCCTGCTTCGCGTGTCTTGA
- a CDS encoding NAD-dependent epimerase/dehydratase family protein — protein sequence MTATGRHRPRALVTGGAGLIGSHVADRLLRDGWVVRILDNLEPQTHRNGMPAWVARDAEFVRGDIRERAAVAAALQDVDVVFHQAAYGGFMPEIAKYLEVNGAGTAGMLELIRDLNLPIRKVVVASSQAVYPEGAATCGRHGLVFPKGRPFEQLRRGDFAVRCPHCGGPTIPAPTPEDAPLAGETVYAISKVAQERLVLTWARQSGIPAVALRYSCTYGPRQSIFNPYTGVIAIVCTRLLTDQPPVVYEDGLQTRDFCFVEDIADANLLAATGDAWDGLPVNVGSGAATSIKDLCTVLSNALDVRLDPLVRGEFRPGEIRHLTADISRARSAGYAPRTDLAGGVERYLGWIKTQADVRDYFTSAEAVLRAKGIVHRVSVV from the coding sequence GTGACGGCAACCGGACGACATCGCCCGCGGGCGCTCGTGACCGGTGGCGCCGGTCTCATCGGCTCGCACGTCGCGGATCGCCTGCTGCGCGACGGGTGGGTGGTTCGGATTCTCGACAACCTCGAACCGCAAACGCACCGGAACGGCATGCCGGCGTGGGTGGCGCGCGACGCCGAGTTCGTCCGCGGGGACATCCGTGAACGCGCGGCGGTCGCGGCGGCGCTCCAAGATGTCGACGTCGTGTTCCACCAAGCCGCCTACGGGGGCTTCATGCCGGAGATCGCCAAGTACCTGGAGGTCAACGGCGCCGGGACGGCCGGCATGCTGGAGTTGATCCGCGATCTCAATCTGCCGATCCGAAAGGTCGTGGTGGCGTCTTCGCAGGCCGTGTATCCCGAGGGGGCCGCGACGTGCGGCCGCCACGGCCTCGTCTTTCCGAAGGGGCGGCCCTTCGAGCAACTCCGCCGCGGCGATTTTGCGGTCCGTTGCCCGCACTGCGGCGGGCCGACGATCCCGGCGCCGACCCCGGAAGACGCGCCGCTCGCCGGCGAGACCGTGTACGCCATCAGCAAGGTCGCCCAGGAACGCCTGGTGCTGACGTGGGCGCGGCAGTCCGGCATCCCCGCCGTCGCGCTGCGGTACTCGTGCACGTACGGACCGCGCCAGTCGATCTTCAATCCCTACACCGGCGTCATCGCCATCGTCTGCACGCGCCTGCTAACGGACCAGCCGCCGGTGGTCTATGAGGACGGCCTGCAGACGCGCGATTTCTGCTTTGTCGAAGACATCGCGGACGCCAACCTGCTCGCGGCGACCGGCGACGCATGGGACGGACTCCCGGTGAACGTCGGGAGCGGCGCGGCGACCAGCATCAAGGATTTGTGCACCGTGCTTTCCAACGCGCTGGACGTCCGGCTCGATCCCCTCGTGCGGGGCGAATTTCGGCCCGGCGAGATCCGCCACCTCACCGCCGACATCTCCCGGGCGCGGTCGGCGGGATATGCTCCGCGGACCGATCTCGCCGGGGGTGTCGAACGCTACCTGGGCTGGATCAAGACGCAGGCGGACGTGCGCGACTACTTCACCTCGGCCGAAGCGGTGCTGCGCGCGAAGGGAATCGTCCATCGTGTGTCCGTCGTCTGA
- a CDS encoding glycosyltransferase 87 family protein, whose translation MNVSLPAAVRRTAAGETTGAVALLGVLGALAVASYLYAVQTRIREIAALKDVAFVQAVLFLCAAAIVWRVRLRGPAFAIILLVGVLCRVPLALAPPRFSDDVYRYVWDGRVQAAGINPYRYVPADPALARLRDAAIYPHINRRDHARTVYPPVAQMMFLAFTRVSETVSGIRAGAIACETVTVGMLTILLGRLGLPRSRVLLYAWNPLVIWQYAGDGHIDAAATAFVAIALVAHVRRWDALTGAALGCATLVKWYPAVLFPALSRPGAWKMPAALAGVMVAGYLPYLGAGAGVLGFLPGYAQEEGLLSGHRFFLLSVARATGTALPTPVYVAAALATLLVIAVRVWRRSDRTALGDIRGAGLLAAVFMVLISTHYLWYFGWLALFLAVVPSVSLLYLTAAATYLLAALGPRTLGAAGGPPLFDAALYVPSAALALAHRRRGLPEPARQDHLDAPGWAGTET comes from the coding sequence TTGAACGTCTCCCTGCCGGCCGCGGTCCGGCGAACGGCCGCCGGCGAGACGACCGGCGCGGTGGCGCTGCTCGGCGTGCTCGGTGCGCTGGCCGTGGCGTCGTATCTCTACGCGGTTCAGACGCGGATTCGGGAGATCGCCGCGCTCAAAGATGTTGCGTTCGTGCAGGCCGTCTTATTTCTCTGTGCGGCCGCCATCGTCTGGCGCGTGCGGCTGCGCGGTCCGGCGTTTGCGATCATCTTGCTCGTCGGAGTGCTGTGCCGCGTGCCGCTCGCGCTCGCGCCGCCGCGCTTTTCGGACGATGTGTATCGCTACGTGTGGGACGGCCGGGTGCAGGCCGCCGGCATCAACCCGTACCGGTACGTGCCCGCGGACCCGGCGCTGGCGCGGCTGCGCGACGCGGCGATCTACCCGCACATCAACCGCCGGGACCACGCGCGCACGGTCTATCCCCCGGTCGCACAGATGATGTTTCTCGCGTTCACGCGCGTCAGCGAGACGGTCTCCGGTATCCGGGCGGGCGCGATCGCGTGCGAGACCGTCACCGTGGGGATGCTGACGATCCTGCTCGGCCGGCTCGGACTGCCCCGCAGCCGGGTGCTGCTGTACGCGTGGAACCCGCTCGTGATCTGGCAGTACGCTGGGGACGGGCACATCGACGCGGCCGCGACCGCGTTCGTGGCGATCGCGCTGGTGGCCCACGTCCGGCGCTGGGACGCCCTCACGGGTGCGGCGCTGGGGTGCGCCACCTTGGTAAAATGGTATCCGGCGGTCCTGTTTCCGGCCCTGTCTCGTCCCGGCGCGTGGAAGATGCCCGCCGCGCTGGCGGGGGTGATGGTGGCCGGGTACCTCCCGTATCTCGGCGCGGGCGCGGGGGTGCTCGGATTTCTTCCGGGATATGCGCAGGAGGAGGGGCTGCTGAGCGGGCACCGCTTTTTTCTCCTCAGCGTCGCGCGGGCAACGGGCACCGCGCTGCCCACGCCGGTCTACGTCGCGGCCGCGCTCGCGACGCTGCTCGTCATCGCCGTTCGAGTATGGCGCCGGTCGGACCGGACCGCTCTTGGAGACATCCGGGGCGCGGGACTCCTCGCGGCCGTCTTCATGGTGCTGATCTCGACCCACTATCTATGGTATTTTGGGTGGCTGGCGTTGTTTCTGGCCGTCGTGCCCTCGGTCTCGCTGCTCTACCTCACGGCCGCGGCGACGTACCTATTGGCCGCTCTGGGGCCCCGGACGCTCGGCGCCGCCGGCGGGCCGCCGTTGTTCGACGCGGCGCTCTACGTGCCGTCGGCGGCGCTCGCGCTCGCACACCGCCGGCGCGGCCTCCCTGAGCCGGCCCGTCAGGACCACCTGGATGCGCCCGGGTGGGCCGGGACGGAGACGTAG